Within the Acuticoccus sediminis genome, the region CTGCGACACGATTTCACCGCGAGTCTGATCCCGAGTCTCACGGAAGATTCATCGATTGTTAGGGTTACCGGTCTGAGGACAGTGTCATGACGCTCCCTGTACGTCCGCGGGTCATCGCGGTTGCCAATCAGAAGGGCGGTGTCGGCAAGACGACGACCGCCATCAATCTCGCCACCGCGCTGGCCGCCACCGGCCAGACGACCCTGCTCGTCGACCTCGACCCTCAGGGAAACGCCTCGACCGGCCTCGGCGTCGACCCGGACGCCCGCCGGGTGACGACGTACGACGTGCTCACGCGGGTGAACACGCTGCAGGAGGCCATGCACGAGACGGGCATCCCCGGCCTGTCGCTCGCGCCGGCGACGATGGACCTCCTCTCCATCGACATCGAGCTTTCGGCCCAGTCCGACCGCGCGCGGCGGCTGGCCGACGCCATCCTCGCGATGTCGCAGACGGACGCCTGTCCGAGCTACGTGGTCATCGACTGCCCGCCATCGCTGACGATGCTGACGGTCAACGCGCTGACGGCGGCGCACGCGGTCCTGGCGCCGCTGCAGTGCGAGTTCTTCGCCATGGAGGGCCTGTCGCAGCTGCTGCGGACGATTTCCGAGGTGCGCGACAGCGTGAACCCCGAGCTCGCCATCCACGGCATCGTCCTGACGATGGTGGACGGGCGCAACAACCTCTCGAATCAGGTGGAGGCGGACGTGCGCTCGACCATGGGCGATCTCGTCTACGCGACGACGATCCCGCGCAATGTCCGCCTGTCCGAGGCGCCGTCGTACGGCAAGCCGGCTCTTTTGTATGACATTAAGTGCGCGGGCAGTCAGGCGTACCTGCGCCTGGTGTCGGAGCTGATGGATCGTGAACAACGGATGATGGGAGCGGCCTGATGGAGCAGGACACCAAGAAGCGCCTCGGCCGCGGCCTGTCCGCGCTGCTGGGCGACACCGGGCTGCCACCGGCGGCTGGGAACGGCGGCGTCGAGCGCACGCCGACCCGCGTTCCGATCGACCGCCTGGTCCGCAGTGACAAGAACCCTCGTTTTACCTTCAGCGACGAGTCGCTGGAGGAGCTCGCTGACTCGATCAAGTCGCGGGGCATCATGCAGCCGCTGCTGGTCCGCCCGACCGAGGACGGACGCTACATGATCATCGCCGGCGAGCGGCGCTGGCGTGCGGCGCAGAAGGCGGGCCTGCACGAGGTGCCGGTCGTCGTGCGCGAGGCGACCGAGGGCGAGGCGCTCGAGCTCGCCATCATCGAGAACGTGCAGCGCACCGACCTCAACCCGATCGAAGAGGGGATGGGCTACCAGAA harbors:
- a CDS encoding ParA family protein, with the protein product MTLPVRPRVIAVANQKGGVGKTTTAINLATALAATGQTTLLVDLDPQGNASTGLGVDPDARRVTTYDVLTRVNTLQEAMHETGIPGLSLAPATMDLLSIDIELSAQSDRARRLADAILAMSQTDACPSYVVIDCPPSLTMLTVNALTAAHAVLAPLQCEFFAMEGLSQLLRTISEVRDSVNPELAIHGIVLTMVDGRNNLSNQVEADVRSTMGDLVYATTIPRNVRLSEAPSYGKPALLYDIKCAGSQAYLRLVSELMDREQRMMGAA